Part of the Bacteroidota bacterium genome is shown below.
GCGCGAAGGAGAAGACAATTCACTGGGAGTAATTAAATTCATGTTCAAAAACAGGTTCGGGGTATACCTGCACGATACAAATTCAAAACGATTATTCAATAAAGAGATCAGGGCCTTAAGTCATGGCTGCGTTCGCATGCAAAACCCATGGGTGCTGGCCGAATACCTTATTGAAGACGACAAACGCTACACTACCGATTCGTTGTTTAACTATTACGAAAAAGAACAAAAAAAGACAATTGCCATAAAAAAGCCTCTGCCCATAAATATTAAATATTTTACCTGTGAAGTGGATACCAATAACACCTTGTTTTTTTATACAGATATTTACGAAAAAGACAAAAAAATGTTCAAAACCCTTTATAAATAATAGTTACCATTCCACCCGTTTAAACTCGCTTTTTTGCCTAAAAAATTTATCTTTGCTACCTCTCATTTCAGGATAAGATCAGGATGGAAAATTTCGTAGTATCGGCCCGTAAATACAGACCTGCAACCTTTAATACAGTTGTAGGCCAGGCCTCTATTACAAATACCCTTAAAAATGCCATTAAAAACCATCACCTGGCACAGGCCTTTTTATTCTGCGGTCCGCGCGGGGTTGGAAAAACCACCTGCGCCCGCATTCTGGCTAAAACCATCAATTGCCAGAACCTGACTGAGAATACAGAAGCCTGCGACAAATGTGAATCGTGTAAATCATTCAATAGCGGCCAATCATTAAATGTATATGAGCTGGATGCGGCTTCCAATAACTCGGTCGATGATATTCGTAACCTTGTTGACCAGGTTCGTTTTGCACCGCAATTAGGAAACTACAAAGTGTATATTATAGATGAGGTGCACATGCTGTCGCAAGCCGCCTTTAACGCCTTTCTTAAAACACTTGAAGAGCCCCCAAAACATGCCATTTTTATCCTGGCGACAACCGAAAAGCATAAAATAATCCCGACCATACTTTCACGCTGCCAGATCTTTGATTTCAATCGCATACAGGTTGAAGATATTGCCAGCCACCTGGCATTTATCGCCAAAAGCGAAAATATAACCGCGGACGCGGATGCACTTCACATTATAGCTCAAAAGGCAGATGGAGCGTTGCGCGACGCCTGTTCCATATTTGACCAGATCGTAAGCTTTGCGGGAAACAACCTCACATACAAAGCCGTGATCGACAACCTTAATATTCTCGATTACGATTACTATTTTAAAGTAACGGATGCGCTTATAACTGAAAATATACCGGCGGCACTGCTGCTCTTCAATGAAATTTTAAACAATGGTTTTGACGGACATAACTTCATAACAGGACTTGGCGAACACCTTCGCAACCTGCTGGTATGTAAAGATGCTTCAACATTATCATTATTAGAGGTGAGTGCTAACATAAAAGATAAATACAAAGAACAAAGCGGGAAATGCCCGCAGCTATTACTGTTGAGGGGCCTCAACATCATTAACCGCTGCGATACGCAATATAAATCCAGCAAAAATCACCGGCTGCAGGTCGAACTTGCCCTGATGCAACTGTGTTCTATCAATACCCCTGATACTGAAAAAAAAAATGACAGTATTAAGGTAAATACTGCTAATACAGCCATACAGAGTGATGCGCCTCCGGCAAAAACGACTACAACTGCTTCAACCGGCTCAGATATTCCGGGGAACAATGGCAAATCTGCGTCGGTTAACGCTGCTCCTGCTTCAACAGCAGTTAAGACTACTCCCACTCCAACCGCAGCCATTACTTCGCCAACTGTTGCAACAATCAAGAAACCGGGGCTAAAAACATCTTCTCCTTCCATCAACCAGTTTATCAATCAAACAAAAACTGAGACAAAAAAGATAACCACTGAAGCAAATGAGGCTGCTCCTGATTACGAAAAACCGGCTATGGCTTTCTCCCAGGAAATCCTGGAGAATACCTGGAATCTTTATGCGAAGAATATCCAACAAAAAGGCAAGATCAATTTATACAGTACACTTTCTTTCCGAAAACCATTACTGAAAGAAAATTTCATCATTGAATTTACCATTGAAAACAAAGTGCAGCAGGAAGTACTTGAACAGGAACGATTGGATCTGTTAAGTTTTTTAAGAAAAGAGCTGAACAACTACAGCATAAACCTTAAAACGATAATAAACACCATTGAAAGCGAACGCAAACCTTATACAACAGGAGATAAATTTAAACGCATGGCCGAAAAAAATCCGGCTATAAATAAATTAAAACAATTGTTCGATCTTGATATTGACGGCTGACAAGCCGCATTTGTAATAATACCTTTCAGACATATAATATGTATAAACATTTTAAGCAGGATTCATCAGCTCAATCCGGCACAAAATATTTTCAAACCAATTTGAGGAACAACTTTGTTTACACCTTCATTGTTTTGGCATTTGTTTTATTTTCATGTAATCCATCGAAAAAATCAAAAGCCGCGTACGAGGTTGTAGAAAATGACCCCCTTAAAGCACGCATCTATACCCTTGATAATGGTCTTAAAGTATATATGACCGTTTATAAGAACGCGCCCCGCATTCAAACCTGCATTGCAGTTAAAGCCGGCAGCAAAAATGATCCGGCAGATGCTACAGGCCTCGCTCATTACCTTGAACACATGTTGTTTAAAGGGACAGACAAGTTCGGATCGAAAGATTTTGCAAAAGAAGAATCCGAAATAAAAAAAATTGAAACCTTGTATGATGAGTACAGGCAGGTGAAAGATACTGCTTTGCGAAAAGCCATATATCATAAAATAGACAGTGTTTCCGGTGTCGCTTCAAAATATGCTATCGCGAATGAATTTGATAAAATGATGGCTTCGATCGGCGCGGTCGGCTCCAACGCGTACACTTCGCACGAACAAACTGTTTACATAGAGGATATTCCCTCCAACCAGTTTGAAAAATGGGCAACTATTGAGGCGGAGCGCTACAGGAAGCCGGTCATGCGTTTGTTTCATACCGAACTGGAAGCTGTTTACGAGGAGAAGAACCGTGGATTGGATAACGACAACTCAAAAATATGGGAAACATTGCTTGCCGGACTATTCCAAAAACACACTTACGGTACCCAAACTACGATCGGCACTATTGAGCACCTTAAAAATCCATCTATAACCAAGATCAATGAGTACTTCAATACCTATTATGTTCCAAACAATATGGCCATTTGCCTTTCAGGCGATTTTGATCCCGACTCGGCTATAAAAGTAATCGAACAAAAATTCTCAGGATTTCAAAGCAAGCCTGTACCTGTTTTTATACCCGCCAAAGAAGATCCCATTTCAAAACCAATCATAAAAGAAGTTGTTGGTCCAAACGCGGAAGAGGTGAGCTTCGCCTTCCGTTTCGAGGGCGCAGGATCGAACGATGCGAATATGATCACGCTCATCAGCAAGATACTTGCAAATGGCAAAGCCGGTCTTATCGATCTTGATCTTATTCAAAAGCAGGAGGTTTTGGCCGCTTACACATTTCCACTTATTCTGAAAGATTATTCCGCATTGATCTTCGATGCACAGCCCAAAAAAGAACAATCCCTTGACCAGGTAAGATATCTTTTGCTTCAGCAGATCGAAAAAATAAAACAAGGTAATTTCCCTGATTGGCTGCTTCCTGCTATCATCAACAATATGAAACTGGAAGAAATAAAAGCTTACGAAGATAACTCGAGACGCACCGATGCTTTTGTAAAAGCATTTACCACTGGTATCAATTGGCGCGATCATGTTGAAACCATGAACAAATTATCGCAGGTAACCAAACAACAGGTCATTGACTTTGCTAAGGCAAACTTCAAAGACAATTATGTGATCGTTTACAAACGAACAGGGGAAGATAAAAATGTGCAAAAGGTTGAAAAACCCGCAATCACACCCGTAGAGGTGAACCGTAACGATCAGTCGGAATTCGTTAAAAAGATCATTAACTCTCCCTCCCCGGCTATTGAACCCGTTTTTATTGATTACAGCAAAGACATTAAAAAATTCAATGTAAAAAATAATATTCCTGTGCTGTATAATGAGAACAGCGAAAACAAAACCTTTGATATGCATTTTGTGGTTGATATGGGAACCAACCAGGATAAAAAATTAAAGATCGCCACTGACTACCTGAATTACCTGGGCACATCAAAATATTCGCCCGAACAGGTACAGCAGGAGTTCTACAAACTCGCATGTTCATATAATGTGTTCAGTTCGGAAGACGAAACACGCGTTAGCCTGAGCGGCCTGTCGGAAAATTTCGAGAAGGCCCTGGCACTTTTTGAAGAACTTTTAAGCGACGCTCAGCCAAATAAAGAAGCATTGGTTAATTTGGTTTCTGACGTACTTAAAAAACGACAGGATGATATGCTTGACAAGAACACCATCCTGTTTGACGGAATGGTTTACTACGGAATGTATGGTCAAACGTCTCCTTTCACTAACATATTAACGGAAGCTGAATTAAAAGTCCTTCAGCCGGAAGAGCTGATCAGCATAATAAAAAAGTTAAATGCATATGAACATCATATTTTATATTACGGAACGCTCCAGGAAGAAGAGCTTGTCTCGTCAATTAATAAATATCATAAAGTCCCGGCGAAGTTAGATCCCGTTCCTCCTAACATCCCATTCCCGTTCAAAACAACAGATAATAATGTGTATGTTGTTAATTATGACATGAAACAGGCGGAGATCATTATGATATCGAAAAGTGAGTTGTACAACAAGGATATTGTTCCGGGCTCAGTATTATTCAACGAATATTTTGGCGGGGGCATGTCATCTGTCGTATTCCAGGAATTACGTGAATCCAAAGCCCTTGCATACAGTGTTTTCGCCAACTTCCGCACCGCTAAGCGAAAAGATAAGAACAACTATATTCTTTCATACATTGGCACTCAAAGCGACAAGCTGCCGGAGGCCATGGCCGGTATGACCGGACTGCTGAACAATATGCCCGAATCGGAAAATGCATTTAAGTCGGCGAAAGAATCTGTTTTACAGGGATTGCGCACAGAACGCATTACACGATCGGATATCCTGCTTAATTATGAGAAGAACAGGAAATTAGGTGTCGATCATGATATCCGTAAAGATATTTACGCGAAAGTTCCTGCCATGACAATGGAAAACATTAAAAAGTTTCAACAGCAATATGTAAAAGATAAAAGCTACAATATTCTCGTTTTAGGTAAAAAAGAAAATCTCGACTTCAAAACACTTGAAAAATATGGTAAAATAAACTTTTTACAACTGAAGGATATTTTCGGGTATGATAAAACGCCTTCGGCTGAAAAGGTTTTGAATTAGTCTTGAGCCTGGCCCCTTCGACTCCGCTCAGGGTGCCGCATAAATCAATACGAACGGAGGCGAATACTACAAAGAAGAAATAAATATTTTTAATTTAAATACTTAAACAATATGCAAAAGATCAAAGTAGCAAATCCTGTTGTGGAACTTGATGGGGATGAAATGACCCGTGTGATATGGAAATATATTAAAGACAAACTGATCCTCCCCTACCTGGATCTCGACATTAAATATTACGACCTCGGTGTTGAGTATCGTGATAAAACGGATGATAAAGTAACCGTTGAATCAGCGGAAGCGATTAAAAAATATAATGTCGGTATTAAATGTGCCACTATTACGCCCGATGAGGCCCGTGTGAAAGAATTTAACCTGAAACAAATGTGGAAATCGCCAAACGGCACTATCCGGAATATTCTGGATGGTACCGTTTTTCGCGAACCCATTGTAATGAAAAATGTTCCACGGCTGGTTCCTAACTGGACAGCGCCTATATGTATAGGCCGTCACGCTTTTGGAGATCAGTACCGTGCTACAGATTTTCTGACCAAAGGAAAAGGGAAACTGACTATCACCTATTCTCCCGAAGACGGAAGTACTCCTCAATCATTCGAAGTATTTAACTATAAGGGAGACGGCGTTGCAATGGCCATGTTCAATACTGATGAGTCGATTCGCGGATTTGCCAATGCGTGTTTCAATACGGCATTACTTAAAAAATGGCCCTTATACCTTTCAACAAAAAATACGATCTTGAAAAAATATGATGGACGGTTTAAGGATATTTTCGAAGAAATATTTGAAAAAGATTTTAAAACCAAATTTGATGCTGCAGGGATTACATATGAACACCGTTTGATTGATGACATGGTGGCAAGTGCATTAAAATGGAATGGAAATTTTGTTTGGGCCTGCAAAAATTATGATGGTGATGTACAAAGCGATACTGTTGCACAGGGCTTTGGTTCATTAGGACTTATGACTTCAGTACTTGTTACACCCGATGGAAAAACAATGGAAGCGGAAGCCGCACACGGCACAGTAACACGCCACTTCCGCGAACATCAAAAAGGAAAGCCAACCTCAACTAATCCTATAGCTTCGATCTTTGCATGGACGCGTGGCCTTGCTTTCAGGGGATTGCTCGATAAAAACCAGCAGCTGACCAATTTCTGCACCACACTTGAAAAAGTTTGCGTTGAAACTGTCGAATCAGGTAAAATGACCAAAGACCTCGCTGTTTGTATTCATGGCAACAAAGTAAATCACGGTGAACATTATTTGTACACTGATGAGTTTCTTTCGGCTATTGACAGTAATTTGAAAGCAAAGCTTAAGTAGCCACCCCTGAGTCTTCGATTCCGCTCAGACTCTCACACCCGGGCACACTGAGCGGAGTCAAAGTCCACTTCAGATTTACGATTGAATTATACAAATATTTTTATTAAAAAATCCACCAACTATTTTTGGCATCATTACCGTATTTTTATTATCCAAACCCTCATTCGTTCCATTATCTAAGGTGTACTTAAGTTAACATTTACACTACACCCATTCTTATCTTTAATATTTATTGTGTATGTACCTGGACAAAGCTGATTCTTGTATCTGTTAACATAACCATCGAGCCAGGAATAACTGTAAGGACTTGTACCACCCATAGCATTTACCATTATCCATTGTTTACAACCGCATCCTGTGCAGCCTGCAGTTCCTTTGACAATTTGTCCAACTACTGCGGAAGGAGAAATTATTGCAGCCATTGACATTGCGCTGCAACCTTTAGAATCAGTAATGGTTACTGAATAATTACCTGCTATAAGACCCGTTGCTGTTTGTGTTGTTTGTCCGTTACTCCAGCTGTAGGTATATGGAACTGTGCCACTACCCGGACTCGCAAGTATAGTACCATTGGAACTTCCATTACAGGTTATATTGCCAGATGAAGTGGTTAAAGTAACGGACGGATTGACTGTTACTACAGCTGTTGAAGTTGATGTATTTCCACCGGCATCTTTTATTGTTACTGTATAAGTTGTGGTTGACGCAGGACAAGGATTTATATTTTGTGTTGTTGCACTATTGCTCCAGGTATAAGTATAAGGAGTGGTTCCGCCCGCACCGTTCGAAGTTATTGTTGCGCATGCACCCGGACACACTGAACCACCAACGGCACTTACCGTAGGAGCATTGCAATTAACTACCACTATACTTTGGGTTACAGAATTATTACATGTTCCGTCTTTGACTGTATGAACAACACTGTAAGTTCCTGCAGTTAAAAAAGTATAAGAAAAATTAGTGGTGGTACCGCTTACGTTTGCAGGGGCTATAGTTGAAATTAGCCAGGTATACGTTATGCCTGAACCGGGAGGAGTACCGGTATTTGTAAAATTCACTTTAGTTCCAACACATGCCGTGGACACATTAAATGTTGCCGAAACGGGAGAGCTTCCTGTAATTGTAAAAGTCTTAGTAATGACACAACCCAAATTATCGGAAATAGTTAATGTATAACTTCCCGCAACCGCGTTTGAAAGTTCGGAACCATCTAAAATACCGATCTTGGTGCCTGTTCCTGTTTGACCTGTATTCCAGGTATAATAGTAAGGAGCGGTTCCACCGACAATGGTCGCATAAGCCCTTCCGCTTGTGGTACAACTGATATTTGCACTAGCAGTATTTACAGTTGGCGATGATTTAGTAACTAAAACAACTGTGGTTCTTATGGTACATCCTGTATTATCTGTCACAGAACACGTATATGTACCAGGAGGAATACCCGTTGCATTTGCACCCGTCTGACCCGAAGGAGACCACAAATACGTATATGGACCTGTTCCGCCTGTAACTACCACTCCTGCAGTTCCATTTGGCGCCCCCGGACATGCCGGGTTGATAGAAGTGGTCGTTAATGTTAGGCCTGTTGAAGTTTCTATAGCAACGGTCGTTACATTAAAACCTCCATTACATCCGTTAACATCAGTCACGGCAACCGTATAAATACCCGGAGACAAACCTGTTGCCGTTTGCCCCGTTTGGCCAGATGGATTCCACAGGAAACTGTATGGGCCAGTTCCACCGGCTACCGAAACTGTGGCAGTTCCATTGTTACCGGCACCACAACTAAGGGGCGTTGGATTAACGCTCAAAGTTAACAGCGGCTGACAATTAACAACATTGAATTGAATTGATGCAACAAAGCCATCACCGCAGGCAAGTACCTCGCCCGATATGCCTAATGCCACATCATATACAGTATCAGCGGTTGCGACAGATGCCACATAATTCAATGTTGAATCGAATTTGCTCACTCCGTCATGTGTCCCAACATATACATTCCCACATCCATCGATTACTATGCCACTGTTATTACCAACACTTCCATTACTTACAGTTACAGAAGAAATTGCAGCACCTGTATTGATGTTTCGTTTATAAATAGTTTTACCATCATAGGTCATGATAAACTTATTGTTTACAGTTATACCATTGAAGCCCTGGAAAGAGCCTGCAGCTTGTACATAATTCATACCGGCCGATTCCGCGATCAGGTAACCATTACCTACATTATAAATCGGAGCAATGGCAGGAGTTGAAGCCGCCAGAACATTTCCTGCTGCTGTTGCTACGCCAAGCCAGTCAACATGCAGACTGTAGATCCGGCCCGTAAAAGAAACCGCTAAAGACCTTAATTCACGGCCTGTACCCGTACCCCCCACAGGCTGGATGCCTGTCACAGCACCGGTAACCGGGTTTACGCGTCCGATGCCTCCTGTTCCATCAAAATATCCTCCGACAATTAAATTATTATAATTGCAATCGAATCCGATCCGCCAAAGTTCAGTACGGTCCCGAACCAATCCTGTGGAAGAAAAATAAACTAAATTCCCGGATGGATCTACTTTAACAATTCCTCCCTTCCAGGCCCCGTCACACAGGTAGGTATTTCCATTTAAGTCGAGTGCAAAATCACCATAATATGATGCACCTAATTGAACCGGAGTAAAAGTCCACAGAAGAGTGCCAGCAGAAGAATATTTCTTTAATTGATAGGGGCCCTGCCATCCGTCACCACCACCATAAATAAAGACATTCCCTGCCGCATCACGCGCAATATCATACGCCTGATTTGCAATGGTCATTGCAGGATTGGCTGTCCAGGGGTCAATGACCACTGCTTTTGACCTGTCATAGCCATCAAGTCTGAAAGCCACGTTATTGCCATCCAAAACGGAGAATTGTGAATTGATCATCCCGCCATTTTCCGAATAATATGTTTGTGGCGCATGGTCAATTATTGTTCCTGCCAAACCATTTATATGTATATTCCCATCTCTATCCAGGGAAACTTCTTTTGCATTACCATAGTGCATTCTGATGTCAGAAGGATCAGCTCCGGGATGCAGAATAAAAGAATATTTTATTCCTGTTGTTTTATGAAACACATACTCTACATCAATTCCCGGATAAAGATCTTTATAAGTGAGCTTCTTATATCCGAAAGCCTTAACCGTTTTATTATTTTCTTTGAAACCATAAGTAAAATAATCGGCGGAAATATCTTCAGCAACAATTTTTACATCCGGATTTGCATTTAGCCAGTTCATGTCAAGGCCGTAAACTTTACCTCTTCTCTCTTTCATCTTCCCTCTTTCGGCAGCTTCTTCATTCTGATCTAAAATATTTTCTGTACTAATTTTTTCAATACTCTCCGAAGACTCCTTCTCATACAATTTATAGGTCAACCCCTTTGATGTAAAATATGCCTCTATGCCATTACTATTTATGCCATATTTTATTTCGACTCCTTTCTCTAAACCATTTTCAAAAAACTGTCCGCTGTTCTCAATAAAAACATTGTCTTTAAAAATATCCCTTCTTATCCAATCTGATGAATAGCTTCCAGAAACCCGGCTGAACGACTGAGCGCACAAGAATTGACCTGATAGCAAAACCAAAATGGCAAGTGTTCGTATTTTCATTGTCCAAAATCTCTTTCGTACTAATATCTATGGTGTACTTAAATTAACATTTACACTACACCCGTTCTTATCTTTTATATTTACAGTATAATTACCCGGACAAAGTCGGTTTTTGTATCTGTTAACATAACCATCAGGCCAGGAATATGAGTATGGGCTCGTCCCACCTGAGGCAGTTACCATTATCCATTGTTTACAGCCGCAACCTGAACAAACTGCTGTTCCCTTGGCAAATTGACCGACCATGGGCGGTGATACAATTACAGTGGCTGTAGCGGTAGATGTAGCTCCTCCCGAATCAGTTATTTTAACTGTATAGGTTGTTGTCACTGTTGGGCAGGGATTTATGTTTTGTGTTGTAGCGCCAGTGCTCCACGAATAAATATAAGGTGCTGTGCCTCCCGTTACATTTGACTTTACCATCGCACAAGATCCTGAACAAAGGATTGTATCTGAGGCATATGCTGTAATACCTCCGCAGGATGGACCGGTGATTGTAAATGTTGCTGTTTGTGTTTGATTACAATTACTGGTTGCTGTTACTGTATAGGT
Proteins encoded:
- a CDS encoding DNA polymerase III subunit gamma/tau, which gives rise to MENFVVSARKYRPATFNTVVGQASITNTLKNAIKNHHLAQAFLFCGPRGVGKTTCARILAKTINCQNLTENTEACDKCESCKSFNSGQSLNVYELDAASNNSVDDIRNLVDQVRFAPQLGNYKVYIIDEVHMLSQAAFNAFLKTLEEPPKHAIFILATTEKHKIIPTILSRCQIFDFNRIQVEDIASHLAFIAKSENITADADALHIIAQKADGALRDACSIFDQIVSFAGNNLTYKAVIDNLNILDYDYYFKVTDALITENIPAALLLFNEILNNGFDGHNFITGLGEHLRNLLVCKDASTLSLLEVSANIKDKYKEQSGKCPQLLLLRGLNIINRCDTQYKSSKNHRLQVELALMQLCSINTPDTEKKNDSIKVNTANTAIQSDAPPAKTTTTASTGSDIPGNNGKSASVNAAPASTAVKTTPTPTAAITSPTVATIKKPGLKTSSPSINQFINQTKTETKKITTEANEAAPDYEKPAMAFSQEILENTWNLYAKNIQQKGKINLYSTLSFRKPLLKENFIIEFTIENKVQQEVLEQERLDLLSFLRKELNNYSINLKTIINTIESERKPYTTGDKFKRMAEKNPAINKLKQLFDLDIDG
- a CDS encoding insulinase family protein; the protein is MYKHFKQDSSAQSGTKYFQTNLRNNFVYTFIVLAFVLFSCNPSKKSKAAYEVVENDPLKARIYTLDNGLKVYMTVYKNAPRIQTCIAVKAGSKNDPADATGLAHYLEHMLFKGTDKFGSKDFAKEESEIKKIETLYDEYRQVKDTALRKAIYHKIDSVSGVASKYAIANEFDKMMASIGAVGSNAYTSHEQTVYIEDIPSNQFEKWATIEAERYRKPVMRLFHTELEAVYEEKNRGLDNDNSKIWETLLAGLFQKHTYGTQTTIGTIEHLKNPSITKINEYFNTYYVPNNMAICLSGDFDPDSAIKVIEQKFSGFQSKPVPVFIPAKEDPISKPIIKEVVGPNAEEVSFAFRFEGAGSNDANMITLISKILANGKAGLIDLDLIQKQEVLAAYTFPLILKDYSALIFDAQPKKEQSLDQVRYLLLQQIEKIKQGNFPDWLLPAIINNMKLEEIKAYEDNSRRTDAFVKAFTTGINWRDHVETMNKLSQVTKQQVIDFAKANFKDNYVIVYKRTGEDKNVQKVEKPAITPVEVNRNDQSEFVKKIINSPSPAIEPVFIDYSKDIKKFNVKNNIPVLYNENSENKTFDMHFVVDMGTNQDKKLKIATDYLNYLGTSKYSPEQVQQEFYKLACSYNVFSSEDETRVSLSGLSENFEKALALFEELLSDAQPNKEALVNLVSDVLKKRQDDMLDKNTILFDGMVYYGMYGQTSPFTNILTEAELKVLQPEELISIIKKLNAYEHHILYYGTLQEEELVSSINKYHKVPAKLDPVPPNIPFPFKTTDNNVYVVNYDMKQAEIIMISKSELYNKDIVPGSVLFNEYFGGGMSSVVFQELRESKALAYSVFANFRTAKRKDKNNYILSYIGTQSDKLPEAMAGMTGLLNNMPESENAFKSAKESVLQGLRTERITRSDILLNYEKNRKLGVDHDIRKDIYAKVPAMTMENIKKFQQQYVKDKSYNILVLGKKENLDFKTLEKYGKINFLQLKDIFGYDKTPSAEKVLN
- a CDS encoding isocitrate dehydrogenase (NADP(+)) — encoded protein: MQKIKVANPVVELDGDEMTRVIWKYIKDKLILPYLDLDIKYYDLGVEYRDKTDDKVTVESAEAIKKYNVGIKCATITPDEARVKEFNLKQMWKSPNGTIRNILDGTVFREPIVMKNVPRLVPNWTAPICIGRHAFGDQYRATDFLTKGKGKLTITYSPEDGSTPQSFEVFNYKGDGVAMAMFNTDESIRGFANACFNTALLKKWPLYLSTKNTILKKYDGRFKDIFEEIFEKDFKTKFDAAGITYEHRLIDDMVASALKWNGNFVWACKNYDGDVQSDTVAQGFGSLGLMTSVLVTPDGKTMEAEAAHGTVTRHFREHQKGKPTSTNPIASIFAWTRGLAFRGLLDKNQQLTNFCTTLEKVCVETVESGKMTKDLAVCIHGNKVNHGEHYLYTDEFLSAIDSNLKAKLK